One genomic window of Desulfobacterales bacterium includes the following:
- a CDS encoding MFS transporter — protein sequence MNNPIQDPPDAERIQHLALKVGAVVFCRLLLNTARRFAYPFAPVLSRGLGVSLTAFTSIIAMNQATTLLGMFFGPLADRLGYRLMMLAGLGLLTVGMFLGGILPFYGVVMAGLFLSGLGKSVFDPAYQAYFAENVPYSRRGMVIGIIEMSWAGSTLVGIPLVAVLIDRLGWRAPFFVLGGLGLLGTAAVRLFIPKDDKAASVRSSLLDFGRTWRPLLRDRTSLGAFGFAFFVSIANDNLFVVYGAWLESAFGLSIVAIGIGTGLIGAAELCGELLTVSLADRFGLKRSVFLGLGLSTLTYAALAFSGRTLLSGLASLFFIFFTLEFTIVSFLSLCTELKPKSRATMMAGFFAAAGLGRIIGALMGGPIWLAGGISATGTVSAAVSLLALESLLWGLKGWERR from the coding sequence ATGAACAACCCCATCCAAGACCCACCTGATGCCGAGCGGATTCAACACCTGGCACTAAAGGTCGGCGCTGTCGTGTTCTGCCGCCTGCTGCTGAATACGGCCCGGCGGTTTGCATATCCCTTTGCCCCGGTATTAAGCCGCGGCCTCGGGGTATCGTTGACCGCTTTTACCTCCATCATTGCCATGAATCAGGCCACCACGCTGCTGGGCATGTTCTTCGGCCCCCTTGCCGATCGACTGGGATACCGGCTGATGATGCTGGCAGGTTTGGGGCTTTTAACGGTGGGGATGTTCCTTGGCGGAATCCTCCCTTTTTATGGGGTTGTCATGGCCGGTCTTTTCCTGTCGGGTCTGGGCAAAAGTGTTTTTGACCCGGCCTACCAGGCCTATTTTGCTGAAAACGTCCCCTATTCCCGCCGGGGAATGGTCATCGGCATTATCGAAATGAGCTGGGCCGGCAGCACCCTGGTGGGCATCCCGCTGGTTGCGGTTCTGATCGATCGGCTGGGGTGGCGCGCCCCATTTTTTGTTTTAGGGGGCCTGGGGCTTTTGGGAACCGCTGCGGTTCGGCTGTTCATACCCAAAGACGATAAAGCCGCATCGGTGCGTTCAAGCCTCCTTGATTTCGGCCGCACCTGGCGGCCGCTCCTGCGGGACCGGACCTCGCTGGGCGCCTTTGGCTTTGCTTTTTTTGTCAGCATCGCCAATGACAATCTCTTTGTGGTGTATGGCGCCTGGCTGGAAAGCGCATTCGGGTTGAGCATTGTCGCCATCGGCATCGGCACGGGCCTCATCGGAGCGGCCGAACTGTGCGGCGAGCTGCTCACAGTTAGTCTGGCCGACCGCTTCGGCCTGAAACGCTCGGTCTTTCTCGGCCTGGGACTATCGACGTTGACCTATGCTGCTTTGGCCTTCAGCGGCCGGACGCTGCTATCCGGGTTGGCGAGTCTTTTTTTTATTTTTTTCACCCTGGAGTTTACCATCGTTTCTTTTTTATCCCTCTGTACGGAACTTAAACCAAAATCCCGGGCCACCATGATGGCGGGTTTTTTTGCAGCCGCCGGCCTCGGCCGCATCATCGGCGCCCTGATGGGCGGGCCCATCTGGCTGGCCGGCGGAATTTCAGCAACCGGCACGGTTTCTGCAGCCGTCAGTTTACTGGCGCTGGAATCGCTCTTGTGGGGGTTAAAAGGCTGGGAGCGGCGTTAG
- a CDS encoding ABC transporter permease subunit (The N-terminal region of this protein, as described by TIGR01726, is a three transmembrane segment that identifies a subfamily of ABC transporter permease subunits, which specificities that include histidine, arginine, glutamine, glutamate, L-cystine (sic), the opines (in Agrobacterium) octopine and nopaline, etc.) gives MAFSPSDTRMQSKATYYFWVGVFIVFMLAVFSGTYYATLKVDYVWRWYRVPQYFFFKDHVEIRSEIQGEVNKIVRQNKETVVYISGSGDQAKYTVPAGSLRVAENDFINPGDVLGSYEKWKVGILLSGLWLTLKVSVVGIVIGIFIGLFAGLARLSANPAFKWTAITYVELIRGSPLLVQIFIWYFVIGTVVNTMLAGRGLGQLPPLWFGVAALAFFAGAYVAEIVRAGIQSIHRGQTEAARSLGMSYAQNMRHVVLPQALRRIFPPLAGQFISLIKDSSLLGIIAIRELTKATREVVTTSLQPFELWFMCALLYLVLTFALSMFLQYLERRTIT, from the coding sequence AGAGCAAGGCAACCTATTACTTCTGGGTAGGTGTCTTTATCGTGTTTATGCTGGCCGTTTTTTCCGGAACTTATTACGCAACCTTGAAGGTGGATTATGTCTGGCGCTGGTACCGGGTGCCGCAATACTTCTTCTTTAAAGACCATGTTGAAATCCGTTCAGAGATCCAGGGCGAAGTGAATAAAATCGTCCGGCAGAACAAAGAGACAGTTGTTTATATCAGCGGCAGCGGCGACCAGGCAAAATATACCGTCCCGGCCGGGAGCCTGCGCGTAGCGGAAAACGACTTCATCAATCCGGGCGATGTCCTAGGTTCATACGAAAAGTGGAAGGTCGGCATCTTACTGAGCGGACTCTGGCTGACCCTCAAAGTCAGCGTGGTGGGGATCGTCATCGGGATCTTTATCGGCCTTTTTGCCGGTCTGGCGCGCTTATCCGCCAACCCTGCCTTTAAATGGACGGCCATTACCTATGTGGAACTGATCCGGGGATCGCCCCTGCTGGTGCAGATTTTCATCTGGTATTTTGTCATCGGTACGGTCGTCAATACCATGCTGGCGGGCAGGGGCTTGGGCCAGCTGCCGCCCCTCTGGTTCGGCGTGGCCGCCCTGGCGTTTTTTGCAGGGGCGTATGTGGCTGAAATTGTCCGGGCAGGCATTCAGTCCATTCACCGCGGTCAAACCGAAGCCGCCCGTTCTCTGGGCATGTCCTATGCCCAGAACATGCGCCATGTCGTCCTGCCCCAGGCCCTTCGCCGCATATTCCCGCCGCTGGCCGGTCAGTTCATCAGCCTGATCAAGGATTCATCCCTCTTGGGGATCATCGCCATCCGGGAGCTTACCAAGGCCACCCGCGAAGTGGTCACCACCAGCCTGCAGCCCTTTGAGCTCTGGTTCATGTGTGCATTGCTGTACCTGGTCCTGACGTTTGCGCTGTCCATGTTCCTGCAATATTTGGAAAGGAGAACCATAACCTAG
- a CDS encoding amino acid ABC transporter ATP-binding protein produces the protein MIDVKNVSKFFYVPHEVKALNDVSCKIEAGEVVVVIGPSGSGKSTLLRCLNRLEVADEGHIFVDGIDIMDRKTDINKARAEMGMVFQSFNLFPHKTTLENVTLAQTVVRKRSPEDARQKAMALLNKVGIPDKANVYPDRLSGGQQQRVAIARALAMDPKVMLFDEPTSALDPEMIGEVLDVMQTLAREGMTMVVVTHEMGFARGVANRVLFMDFGAIVEEGTPDTLFDNAQHERTRLFLSQIL, from the coding sequence GTGATCGATGTAAAAAATGTGTCCAAATTTTTTTATGTGCCCCATGAAGTCAAAGCCCTGAACGACGTTTCATGCAAAATCGAGGCGGGCGAAGTGGTTGTGGTCATCGGGCCGTCGGGATCCGGCAAGAGCACCTTGCTGCGGTGTCTCAACCGGCTTGAGGTGGCTGACGAAGGGCACATCTTTGTAGACGGCATCGACATCATGGACCGCAAAACCGACATCAATAAAGCCCGGGCGGAAATGGGGATGGTTTTTCAATCCTTCAACCTTTTTCCCCATAAAACCACCCTGGAAAATGTGACCCTGGCCCAGACGGTGGTGCGCAAGCGCTCCCCTGAAGACGCCCGGCAAAAAGCCATGGCCCTGCTCAACAAAGTCGGCATTCCGGACAAGGCCAACGTTTATCCCGATCGGCTCTCGGGCGGTCAGCAGCAGCGCGTGGCCATTGCCCGGGCCCTGGCCATGGACCCCAAGGTCATGCTGTTTGACGAGCCCACATCGGCCCTGGATCCTGAAATGATCGGCGAAGTCCTTGATGTCATGCAAACCCTTGCCCGGGAAGGGATGACCATGGTCGTCGTCACCCACGAAATGGGGTTTGCCCGGGGAGTGGCCAACCGGGTCCTTTTCATGGACTTTGGCGCCATCGTAGAGGAGGGGACGCCCGACACCCTCTTTGACAATGCCCAGCATGAACGCACCCGGCTTTTTCTGAGCCAGATTTTATAA